The DNA window TATCAGCAAGTTCCTAAGAAGATTTCCTGACCTTTCCTTCTTGTTCACCAATCTTCACAATTCTCTTCAAACCTCTTCATCAACAATACCCTCTTACTTTCTgagacttaaaaaatattttctacagaGAATGCTTTTATTAGTAGTTCAATATATCCTTCTACTCCATCTGGATTATTATCAGTAAGAAACAGATTTAGACCAATTATACCAATGGCCATTGAATTTCAATTCTATAGCCAAACTCCCAGCTATCCTACACTGATTAGGATTTCTGCCATTTAAACTCCACATCCCTCTTCAGTCTTTCCTTAGATGCCTTTAACTTGAGGTCTACCTGTGGCATGTAAGAAATGTGGGGTTCCATTGGAGTTCCACTTATGACTGCTAAAAGATAGTTTGTCTGGAAAGTTTTAGCTCATTCCAAATTCATTCCTTAAAGGATATCTTTAGTTTTGCATTGCTTATCTTACTAAAACACAAGACAGTTAGATTTCTGTGCATATCCTTCCCACTAACCACTTATTCAAGTATCTAATTTGTATTAAGAGAATATTCCATTGAGTAATGTTTAATGTGTGGTTTATAATTCAGTAAGAAATAGATTGGTGCCTTTAAATTTAAGCTTGAAATGAACATAAAATCATACTTTGACCTTGTAATTATCTTCTGGAGTAGGGCCAATGGCTGTCTATGTACAGGTCTTGGAAGTGACCtgtgtttttattatgttaacaAAGAGGTTGAGGAAATGAAACTCAATTATTAGAGCCTGGCTCCCAGCTTCACTtttgccctggccctggccctggctatGATGTATGAGACTTCTAATCACATGAAACCCTGGCTTTATACCTTAACCTATCAGGTTCTatatgaaaaagaagaaattatttgGAGAGAACTCAGCAACTAAGAAAGGGATTTCCTACACAACACTTTCCGCAGAGCATCCTGGACTTCTTTGTTTCTTAGGCTATACACAACAGGGTTTAGTAGAGGTGTTATTACAGTGTAGGTCACTGAGAGCAGCTGGTCTTGGTCCTTACTGTTCTCTGATTTGGGCTTGAAGTATACAATGGAGGCACAGCCATAGTGAATCACTACTACAGTCAGATGGGAGCTGCAGGTGGCAAATGTTTTTTTCCAGCCATCAGATGAGGCAATCTTGAGAATGGTGGAAATAATAAGAGCATAGGAGACAAATAGGAAAATGGCAGGGGCTGTGAGGACCATGAGAGTGAGTACTAATGTCAAGACTTGATTGATGACTGGCACAGTACAGGCCAGATCCAAAATAGGACGGACATCGCAGAAGAAATGTTTAATCAGTGTGTTGCAAAATGGCAGCCTGAATATGGCCAGAGCCTGGACTAGTGAGAGCAAGAACCCTGTGGCACAGACTGAAGATGCCAGAATGACACACACCCTCCAATTCATGATGACGCTATAGCGAAGCGGgttgcagatggccacatagcgatcaTAACCCATGACTGCTAGCAGGAAACAGTTGGTGATTCCAAAtccaaggaaaaaaaatagctgagTCCCACAGCACTCCAAGGAGATGGTTTGGCTCAGACCCACAAGGCTGCCAAGCATGCGTGGGATGATGACCAGAGAATAGAAAGTCTCTGAAGTTGAGAGAACACTTAGGAAGAAATACATGGGGGTGTGAAGGTGGTGGTCAATGCGGATAATGGTCACAATGATGACATTGCCAGTCAGCGTCAGGATATATAGGGCAAAGAAGATAATGAAGAGTGTGAGCTGATGCTCTTGGAAATTGGAGAAGCCTTGGAAAACAaactctcttacctctgtgcaGTTGGCTCTCTTCATTGGGGGCCTTCGATCTGAAATCTAAAAAGAGGGTCAATACTAGTCTTAGTACCATAGATGATCCTGATCCTGAccctgagtacactgtagataaACATTGAGTACAGCAGAGACTTAGTTCAAATCTCCAAGGATGGATCTGTACGAATTTCAGTTCATAaagtcctagcaaacacataagtggatcctcacaatcaactattggatggatcacagggcccccaatggaggagctagagaaagtatccaaggagctaaagagatctgcaaccctgtatgtgcaacaacattatgaactaaccagtaccccggagctcttgactagctgcatatgcatcaaaagatgacctagtcggccatcactggaaagagaggcccattgggccccagtacaggggaatgccagggccaaaaaatgggaatggatgggtagggaagtgggaggaagggtatgggggacttttgggatagcattctaaatgtaattgaggaaaatacgtaataataaatatatatatatatatataaagaatgttagaccaaa is part of the Mus musculus strain C57BL/6J chromosome 1, GRCm38.p6 C57BL/6J genome and encodes:
- the Olfr1408 gene encoding olfactory receptor 1408; amino-acid sequence: MKRANCTEVREFVFQGFSNFQEHQLTLFIIFFALYILTLTGNVIIVTIIRIDHHLHTPMYFFLSVLSTSETFYSLVIIPRMLGSLVGLSQTISLECCGTQLFFFLGFGITNCFLLAVMGYDRYVAICNPLRYSVIMNWRVCVILASSVCATGFLLSLVQALAIFRLPFCNTLIKHFFCDVRPILDLACTVPVINQVLTLVLTLMVLTAPAIFLFVSYALIISTILKIASSDGWKKTFATCSSHLTVVVIHYGCASIVYFKPKSENSKDQDQLLSVTYTVITPLLNPVVYSLRNKEVQDALRKVLCRKSLS